GGGGCCGATGAGACAGACCTGCTGTCAGTGGCTCAGATGGTGGCTTTGGTTGAACAGAGGACAGCCTTGGCCCACCGAGATATTGTGGCTGTTCATGTGAACCACCAGCAGCACCCCTCCATTACCAGCCATGAGCAGGGCCTTACCCCACACCAGCACACATTATTCCAGGGAACAGAATCGGACCCCTCTCCTTCGGGGTTTGTGTCTGACCGTTCAAAAGGCCAACCTTCCAAAGAGGCCAAGGAATCCTCATCTCCCATTCAGACAGATCAGGAGATCGAGGAACAACAACAATCATGCTGGGTAGCACAGGCTATTGCACATTTTGAGTCTCAGAACCTGGAGAATCGCCTCAATATTGGCGCTGGCTTTTCTAATCGGGATAGGGAGCCAAGAGGAGGACCAGAGCCCAATATTGTAACACCTAGTCCACCCCCCAACCACAGCCACGGTGAGGTGAGGATAGCTTTCAGAGTGTCAAATCTGGACCCACGTTCTCAGCTAGAGCCAACTAGCCGGTCCCGCTGTATGTTTATGAGCTGTGGAAGCGGGAGTAACCAGGCGGCAGCAAGGTCCAAAGAGAAAATCACCTGTGACCTCTACCAGCTTTTTAGCCCCTCTTCAAGAGACCCCAGTAGTCTGCTGCTTGCTGCCACAACTGCTGCCCCCAAACCAGACGGAGACCTACATCACTCTGATAGGCAGGCCTGTGGCAGTTCGGAAACAACTCAGGAGCCTCCTGGAGAGAAAAAAACTGTGGGTGTGGGTAGGGAGCGTGTGACTGGCTTTCACGTGGAGGTGGTGGTCACAGGTGCTGTGGACCAATGTGTCTTTTATGGCAAGGACAGTACAGAGAATGTGCAGGAGGAGACTGTGTGTTTTGCTATGCCCGGTGGGGGAGGAGGTGTTGGGGGTGTATCCAGCTCTACTGACCACTCAACAGATGATCCTCCTCCAGGACAGCTCTTTTTTTTCCCACCCTCACGAGGGGCAGAAGAGGAATCAAAAACAACAGGTTCTGGCAGAGGGTCAGGATTATGCTCTCTGGACTGTGCACACAGCAGCAGCAACAGCAGCCAAGGAGCTGGAGTCGTTGTAGGCTCAGGAGACCGGGCACCTCGACCAGACTCTCCCCTAGCCAGTGGAGATGAGTGTTCGGACCCATCCCTGTGTCGCCTCTACCGCCACGTCTCCCATGATTTTTTGGAAATCCGCTTTCAGATTCAGCGCTTGCTTGAACCTCGCCAGTACATGCTGCTGCTGCCCGACCACATAATGGTCAATATCTTCAGTTACCTGCCTACACGCTCCTTGGCAGCCCTCAAGTGCACCTGCCACTACTTCAAAGCGCTGATCGAGACCTACGGCGTGCGGGCAGTGGATTCTCGCTGGAACCAAGACCCTCTATATCGGGATGACCCTTGTAAGCAGTGTAAGCGCCAGTTCGAGCGTGGGGATGTTTCACTTTGTCGTTGGCACCCTAAACCCTACCACCATGACCTGCCTTACGGACGTTCCTATTGGATGTGCTGCCGGCGTACTGACAAGGACACTCCAGGTTGCCGTGTAGGACTTCATGATAATAACTGGGTTCAGCAGCCGGCCGACGGCTCTCAGCCCATCCGATCCAAGAGGGAGGACCGACGGGAGGAGGCTAGGTAGAAGAAAAACTGTATTGCCTCACAGATACAACTCCTCTTTTTTAGCCCATGCTATTTCTTTGAGAATGAGCATGGAAACGGAGTACAAAGAGAAACCCCTCACTCCAGGACATTCTTGATTCCACCTCTCATCTTGTGTTTAACATCGGGAGGTTGAGCATGGAATTAAGGGAGGTGTGCTGCACTCCATGCCTTTTGTGTCAAGTCCTACAGAATTTCTCTTCTCCCACTGTACTCCAGAGCGGCACCTTTTGAAAAGTGTGCCTACTAGGGTCGGGGTGCCCGCTCACTGCTGTCAGTTTACCCTGTTTTTTC
The genomic region above belongs to Nerophis lumbriciformis linkage group LG30, RoL_Nlum_v2.1, whole genome shotgun sequence and contains:
- the fbxo46 gene encoding F-box only protein 46, encoding MDRDTFSHIRLWCPRPFGTYSQNKAKSPGTGSNVIDVSGAGSPSLCKGDPSPGARKAGDGAEDSGILVGVQEDSVEVEDVGSENTPPEPELSSSSLPQSQPSMPISAPSLVPSSGAQMEDGRVLLDTWYVIKPGNTKEKIAFFVAHQFSGAGQPRPSAMKVKGNWATDCSKAKRRRRCSSYDPPNRAHASEMHLSHGSTDATNIPPSPDQPALDGADETDLLSVAQMVALVEQRTALAHRDIVAVHVNHQQHPSITSHEQGLTPHQHTLFQGTESDPSPSGFVSDRSKGQPSKEAKESSSPIQTDQEIEEQQQSCWVAQAIAHFESQNLENRLNIGAGFSNRDREPRGGPEPNIVTPSPPPNHSHGEVRIAFRVSNLDPRSQLEPTSRSRCMFMSCGSGSNQAAARSKEKITCDLYQLFSPSSRDPSSLLLAATTAAPKPDGDLHHSDRQACGSSETTQEPPGEKKTVGVGRERVTGFHVEVVVTGAVDQCVFYGKDSTENVQEETVCFAMPGGGGGVGGVSSSTDHSTDDPPPGQLFFFPPSRGAEEESKTTGSGRGSGLCSLDCAHSSSNSSQGAGVVVGSGDRAPRPDSPLASGDECSDPSLCRLYRHVSHDFLEIRFQIQRLLEPRQYMLLLPDHIMVNIFSYLPTRSLAALKCTCHYFKALIETYGVRAVDSRWNQDPLYRDDPCKQCKRQFERGDVSLCRWHPKPYHHDLPYGRSYWMCCRRTDKDTPGCRVGLHDNNWVQQPADGSQPIRSKREDRREEAR